One window of Scheffersomyces stipitis CBS 6054 chromosome 1, whole genome shotgun sequence genomic DNA carries:
- the GSY1 gene encoding glycogen (starch) synthase yields MTRDITNHLLFEVATEVAHKVGGIYSVLKSKAPITVAEYRERYTLIGPLNYNSAQIEVEELPVKDPLIKQTLDSMSERGIRWLYGRWLIEGAPRVLLFDIWSAGHHLNEWKSDLWNIAGIPTPDHDQESNDAILLGYLVAWFLGELVYNDRERAVICQCHEWLAGIALPLCRKRRIDVTTIFTTHATLLGRYLCAGSTDFYNNLANFDVDAEAGKRGIYHRYCMERSATHSADVFTTVSHITAYEAEHLLKRKPDGVLPNGLNVVKFQAVHEFQNLHAIKKAKINEFIKGHFYGNYDFDLDNTLYFFIAGRYEFRNKGCDFFIEALARLNHRLKEAGSKMTIVAFIIMPGKTHSYTVETLKGQAVIKQLESTIEEVQKKVGERLFEHCARFPNANNKSNTEVPSIDELIKPADRVLLKRRIFALKREGLPPIVTHNMAEDATDPILNQIRRVQLFNKPEDRVKIIFHPEFLNANNPILSLDYDEFVRGCHLGVFPSYYEPWGYTPAECTVMGVPSVTTNLSGFGCYMEDLIENTSDYGIYIVDRRMKSVDESINQLTDYMYNFAEKTRRQRINQRNRTERLSDLLDWKRMGLEYIKARQLSLKRAYPDKFKNGANPFNNQSNLKLTRPLSVPGSPRGKVGLMTPGDLGSLQEAQESLNTEDYIGFKLGATDDVDDDDDEHPHYPLTLRGTSAPPQEESA; encoded by the coding sequence ATGACCAGAGATATTACGAACCATCTCCTCTTTGAAGTGGCCACCGAGGTCGCTCACAAGGTTGGTGGAATTTATTCGGTGTTGAAGTCCAAAGCTCCCATCACTGTGGCCGAGTACCGGGAAAGATACACTTTGATTGGTCCATTAAACTACAATTCGGCCCAGATCGAGGTTGAAGAATTGCCTGTAAAGGATCCACTTATCAAGCAGACTTTGGACTCGATGAGCGAGCGTGGTATCCGTTGGTTGTACGGTAGATGGTTGATTGAAGGTGCCCCTCGTGTCTTGTTGTTTGATATCTGGTCTGCAGGCCATCACTTAAACGAGTGGAAGTCTGATTTGTGGAACATTGCTGGAATTCCAACTCCAGATCATGACCAGGAAAGTAATGATGCCATTCTCCTTGGTTACTTGGTTGCTTGGTTCTTAGGTGAATTGGTCTACAACGACCGTGAAAGAGCCGTAATCTGTCAATGTCACGAATGGTTGGCTGGTATAGCCTTGCCCTTAtgtagaaagagaagaatcgATGTCACTACCATCTTCACCACCCACGCTACACTCTTGGGAAGATACTTGTGTGCTGGCTCTACCGATTTCTACAACAATTTGGCCaattttgatgttgatgcCGAGGCAGGAAAGCGTGGTATTTACCACAGATATTGTATGGAAAGATCGGCCACACATTCTGCCGATGTCTTCACTACCGTATCTCATATCACGGCTTACGAAGCTGAgcatttgttgaagagaaagcCAGATGGAGTTTTGCCAAACGGGTTGAACGTCGTCAAGTTCCAAGCTGTTCACgagttccagaacttgCATGCCATCAAGAAGGCAAAAATTAACGAATTCATCAAAGGTCATTTCTACGGTAACTACGACTTCGATTTAGACAACACcctctacttcttcattgcGGGTAGATACGAGTTCAGAAACAAGGGctgtgacttcttcatcgaaGCTTTGGCCAGATTGAACCACAGATTGAAGGAAGCTGGCTCCAAGATGACCATTGTTGCATTTATCATTATGCCTGGTAAGACTCATTCTTACACTGTGGAAACTTTGAAGGGTCAAGCCGTCATCAAGCAGTTGGAAAGCACGATTGAAGAAGTGCAAAAAAAAGTCGGGGAACGTTTGTTCGAACATTGTGCGCGTTTTCCTAACGCCAATAACAAGAGCAACACCGAAGTTCCTTCGATCGACGAATTGATTAAGCCAGCCGATAGAGTGTtattgaagagaagaatcttcGCACTTAAGCGCGAGGGATTACCACCAATTGTCACCCATAACATGGCTGAGGATGCTACTGATCCAATCTTGAACCAAATTAGACGTGTTCAGCTTTTTAACAAGCCAGAAGATCGTGTCAAGATCATCTTCCACCCAGAATTCTTGAACGCCAACAACCCAATCTTGTCCTTGGACTACGATGAATTCGTTAGAGGCTGTCACTTAGGTGTTTTTCCATCCTACTATGAACCTTGGGGTTACACTCCAGCTGAGTGTACTGTTATGGGAGTTCCATCTGTCACCACCAACTTGTCTGGTTTTGGATGTTATATGGAAGATTTAATTGAAAACACTTCGGACTACGGTATCTACATCGTCGATAGAAGAATGAAGTCTGTGGATGAATCGATCAATCAATTGACCGATTACATGTACAACTTTGCTgaaaagacaagaagacaaagaatCAACCAAAGAAATAGAACTGAAAGATTGTCTGACTTGTTGGACTGGAAGAGAATGGGTTTGGAATACATCAAAGCTCGCCAGTTATCATTGAAAAGAGCTTATCcagacaagttcaagaatggTGCTAATCCATTCAACAACCAATCTAACTTAAAATTAACTAGACCACTTTCTGTTCCAGGTTCGCCAAGAGGTAAAGTTGGTCTCATGACTCCTGGTGACTTAGGTTCGTTGCAGGAAGCCCAGGAATCCTTGAACACTGAAGACTATATCGGTTTCAAGTTGGGCGCTACTGATGACGTggatgacgatgatgacgaGCATCCTCACTATCCATTGACATTAAGAGGTACCTCTGCTCCACCACAAGAAGAGTCTGCCTAA
- a CDS encoding predicted protein — translation MIQLVLFTNIIMKMVTFSLFVALLALSPGPCDAFLNILPRKSNTNPNTLFKVYNDVRGNIKTVETFNDVTAQDLLRFGVIKILETNSVITNEALAANALSENYLPSYQHDKKYEYNAKEGKNMFYEVSFQNLELDRHVNDWMPLGTCRHNQASTPSTYTQGWSVGVATGANAKVEFAQIFGIKPSFQYDVSISAGLSGSLSCNVDGRKKLQFQIMTESVTMKNVKMRPIKIIRDYKYTNGIFATMEVGEWEYVEEYTRLNRRNVQLGCITDPEQLSC, via the coding sequence ATGATACAACTAGTTCTTTTTACAAATATCATTATGAAGATGGTCactttttctctttttgttgCTTTACTTGCTTTGAGTCCTGGTCCTTGTGATGCCTTTCTCAACATCCTCCCCCGAAAGTCGAACACGAACCCAAATactcttttcaaagtttACAACGACGTTAGAGGAAACATCAAAACCGTGGAAACATTCAATGATGTCACAGCACAAGACTTGTTGAGATTTGGGGTTATAAAGATTTTGGAAACCAATTCAGTCATTACTAATGAAGCTTTGGCCGCAAATGCATTGTCAGAAAACTATTTACCAAGTTATCAGCATGACAAGAAATACGAATACAATgccaaagaaggaaagaatatGTTCTATGAGGTCTCATTCCAGAATCTAGAATTGGATAGGCATGTAAATGACTGGATGCCTCTTGGCACATGTCGTCATAATCAAGCCTCGACCCCTTCCACGTATACCCAGGGTTGGAGCGTGGGAGTTGCTACAGGTGCTAATGCGAAGGTTGAATTTGCTCAAATTTTTGGAATCAAACCATCATTCCAATACGATGTTCTGATTTCTGCTGGTCTTAGTGGATCACTTTCATGCAATGTTGATGGTAGAAAgaaacttcaatttcagattaTGACAGAGTCTGTTACAATGAAGAACGTGAAGATGAGACCAATCAAGATTATCAGAGATTACAAGTACACCAACGGAATCTTTGCAACTATGGAAGTGGGTGAGTGGGAATacgttgaagaatataCTAGAttgaacagaagaaatgttCAATTAGGTTGTATTACAGATCCAGAACAGCTTAGTTGTTGA
- a CDS encoding repeat protein 2, with product MRGSNSRGHRPADLKSAALDHSANPPFFKGETSKYKFKLQISRDRPHAINQSEGPPGDSSHFYASNSALKEPKPPDIGRKRKTDVAPDDSMDLDGESSDAVENDELEPSFVTAGSVIADDSFEDTQEASNALNTLNEAPEMSTMDSFETSVSKNSSHHVIEEEHDTVLAAKGDTVMISPNPTSSSDWSKPTSTKHEYQKRAIELRIDRFEYKDTQLDPSKELSLKEKLAVIEDHFSHLPEKFSETALQLETKLKQVRAAKTNFLDLLAKATGEDKDARPSYLRAIHENEIQERDLMVQLTKENTLRAIVPLMMIRPLSNSTAYMSLSPIEGPKTSTQGPSLLMSLKKLLRQGYEGSTSDYYFKLSMIPSKPLANMFLVGLEHPSDHKNPEMAISELFNRGSMQITSSHNLNFSKFPSDVYSVEEKVKYEILVAHSERIRNTYYLDKDKEKSKSFYLIATDSGKVPTRKNANLPNYSLEIISTFKFCSYCHESDHPTFKCTKTNKNRTTYYPPSTPMVATYTSNRESTTDNGSKFRKVRTGAFTEVTKGVKPQKIQQTIVNNGSNSFMNLPMEEPPSSTTDPTSTTAFSRQPTSHWAWSAALLYV from the exons ATGCGAGGTTCGAACTCGCGCGGACATCGTCCAGCAGATCTTAAGTCTGCCGCCTTAGACCACTCGGCCAACCctccatttttcaaagGCGAAACTAGCAAATATAAATTTAAATTGCAaatatcacgtgatcgTCCAC ACGCCATCAATCAACTGGAAGGACCTCCTGGAGACTCTTCCCACTTCTACGCTTCAAATAGTGCTTTAAAAGAACCGAAACCGCCAGATATTGGCCGAAAACGAAAAACCGACGTCGCACCCGATGATCTGATGGACCTTGATGGCGAGTCCTCAGATGCCGTAGAAAACGACGAATTGGAGCCATCTTTCGTGACAGCAGGATCAGTTATTGCTGATGACTCTTTTGAAGATACCCAAGAAGCCTCAAATGCCTTGAACACCTTGAACGAAGCGCCAGAAATGTCGACTATGGACAGCTTTGAAACCTCAGTTTCgaaaaattcttcacaTCACGTGATCGAGGAAGAACACGACACAGTTTTGGCTGCAAAAGGAGATACTGTTATGATATCTCCAAATCCTACTTCCAGTAGCGATTGGTCAAAGCCTACATCCACCA AACACGAATATCAAAAACGGGCAATCGAATTGAGGATTGATCGGTTTGAGTACAAGGATACCCAATTAGACCCGTCCAAAGAGTTGTCTTTAAAAGAAAAGCTAGCGGTTATTGAAGACCACTTTTCCCATCTCCCCGAGAAATTCTCTGAAACAGCTCTTCAGCTCGAaaccaaattgaaacagGTAAGAGCAGCTAAAACAAATTTCCTAGACTTACTCGCCAAGGCGACAGGTGAGGATAAGGATGCGAGACCACTGTACCTCAGAGCCATACATGAAAACGAGatacaagaaagagatcTCATGGTCCAATTGACAAAGGAAAACACCCTTCGTGCTATTGTTCCCTTGATGATGATCAGACCACTCAGCAACTCTACTGCCTATATGTCCCTCAGTCCCATTGAGGGACCTAAAACCTCAACCCAGGGACCCAGCCTTCTTATGTCTCTTAAAAAATTGTTAAGACAAGGTTATGAAGGATCAACTTCCGATTACTATTTCAAATTGAGCATGATTCCCTCTAAACCTCTCGCAAACATGTTTCTTGTCGGACTTGAACACCCATCAGATCACAAAAACCCAGAGATGGCGATCAGTGAATTATTCAATAGAGGTTCCATGCAAATTACATCGTCCCATAACctcaatttttcaaaattccCATCAGACGTCTACTCagtggaagaaaaagtcaaGTATGAGATTCTCGTTGCCCATTCAGAGCGCATTCGCAATACATACTATTTagacaaagacaaagaaaagagtaaaCTGTTCTACCTCATTGCAACGGACTCTGGCAAAGTCCCTACTCGAAAGAATGCAAATCTTCCGAACTATAGTCTCGAGATCATTTCGACTTTTAAATTCTGCAGTTACTGTCACGAAAGTGATCACCCAACCTTTAAATGCACCAAAACGAACAAAAACCGCACGACGTACTATCCACCTAGTACACCAATGGTAGCTACTTACACTCTGAACAGAGAAAGTACTACAGACAATGGCAGTAAATTTCGTAAAGTACGGACAGGGGCCTTCACCGAAGTCACCAAGGGCGTAAAACCCCAGAAAATCCAACAAACAATAGTAAACAATGGATCAAATTCATTCATGAACTTGCCTATGGAAGAACCGCCCAGCTCAACCACGGACCCGACCAGCACCACGGCCTTTTCGCGTCAGCCAACAAGCCATTGGGCATGGTCGGCGGCGTTACTATACGTCTGA
- the TRM9 gene encoding tRNA methyltransferase, has a role in tRNA modification (tRNA methyltransferase, catalyzes the esterification of modified uridine nucleotides in tRNAs, creating 5-methylcarbonylmethyluridine in tRNA(Arg3) and 5-methylcarbonylmethyl-2-thiouridine in tRNA(Glu) may have a role in stress response): protein MSVPSVPIPKNLDPESQEEDYVHNVYNEIASHFSQTRYKPWPIVEKFLNDREDYSIGLDVGCGNGKYLGVNKKLFIVGTDRSSGLIECANEISGGCYNLGVADGLSLPHQEGRFDFAISIAVVHHFATAERRVQAISHILSKIRSGGEVLIYCWALEQEKSRRGYKEGDEQDILIPWVLAKKSPKKIKERKGKNDVADPEVKAKQEESHSDTEKDETIFRFYHLYKKGELSEDAVRTGVCTIVKEGYEKDNWWVIVQKN, encoded by the coding sequence ATGTCTGTACCCTCTGTACCTATACCAAAGAATCTAGATCCCGAAAGTCAAGAGGAAGACTATGTACATAACGTGTACAACGAAATAGCCTctcatttttcacaaacTCGCTACAAGCCGTGGCCAATAGTAGAGAAATTCCTAAATGATAGAGAGGATTACTCTATTGGATTGGATGTGGGATgtggaaatggaaaatatCTCGgtgtcaacaagaagttgttcatAGTTGGTACTGATAGGTCTTCTGGTTTAATCGAATGTGCAAATGAAATTTCTGGAGGATGCTATAACCTAGGAGTTGCAGATGGGTTGAGTCTTCCTCACCAGGAAGgaagatttgattttgcaatttctaTTGCAGTTGTTCatcattttgcaactgctgAAAGAAGAGTTCAGGCAATTTCTCATATACTTTCAAAGATTAGATCAGGTGGGGAAGTGCTCATTTACTGTTGGGcacttgaacaagaaaagtcTAGAAGAGGTTACAAGGAAGGAGACGAACAAGACATTTTGATACCGTGGGTGCTTGCAAAGAAACTGccaaagaaaatcaaagaaCGGAAAGGAAAGAATGATGTAGCCGATCCTGAAGTGAAAGCAAAACAAGAGGAATCCCATTCAGATACCGAGAAGGATGAAACAATATTCAGATTTTATCATTTGTACAAAAAGGGTGAGTTATCGGAGGATGCTGTTCGGACTGGAGTCTGTACGATTGTAAAAGAAGGCTACGAGAAAGATAATTGGTGGGTAATTGTACAAAAGAATTAG
- a CDS encoding predicted protein, protein MSNLSSRVMNMKFMSKDSKDKSKEEEKVKVKDSSEWVLPKSAILLKRAKASNVVQNVGYASVNSFANANSINDNEVPIPTARKTWGAPTVSKQQMDVPKIELTRLKDSVNVCTELKID, encoded by the coding sequence ATGAGCAACCTTTCCAGCAGAGTAATGAACATGAAGTTCATGCTGAAGGATTCCAAGGATAAGagcaaagaagaggaaaaggtcaaagtcaaagatTCATCTGAATGGGTATTGCCTAAGTCAGcgattttgttgaagagagcCAAAGCTTCTAATGTAGTTCAGAATGTTGGATATGCTAGTGTGAACTCATTTGCCAACGCGAATTCTATCAACGACAATGAAGTACCGATTCCCACTGCAAGAAAAACATGGGGTGCACCTACAGTTTCAAAACAACAAATGGATGTGCCCAAAATAGAGCTTACTAGATTGAAAGATTCAGTAAATGTATGTACAGAATTAAAGATTGACTAG
- a CDS encoding predicted protein, whose amino-acid sequence MTVEELSDEISAIDAIFPGSLTSIAPQIHNFSVPEHEEIAVQLSFPESYPDETPNLIQVINSNPLSYTDTNYLESNVQELISQVFTPGEVCMFELITELQLFLEKYEEEREEMQRVSKEVNSSKSINPTKNPLEGWHQAEPIVDRNSTFIGFARQVHSLEEAHSYLDLLTTDRKIARATHNISSWRIRSDNGVQFQDCDDDGETAAGSRLLHLLTMMDVWNVIVVVSRWYGGIQLGPDRFKHINSAAREAVIRSGLTYLDANESTSNTHRRKKK is encoded by the exons atgaCTGTGGAGGAATTAAGCGATGAAATCAGTGCTATTGACGCCATTTTCCCGGGCTCTCTTACTTCAATAGCTCCTCAGATACACAACTTTTCTGTTCCTGAACATGAAGAAATAGCCGTACAACTATCGTTTCCAGAGCTGTATCCAGATGAGACTCCTAACCTCATCCAAGTGATAAATAGTAACCCGTTGTCATATACTGATACCAATTATTTGGAGAGTAATGTCCAGGAGCTCATATCGCAGGTGTTCACTCCTGGAGAAGTATGCATGTTTGAGCTCATCACTGAATTACAATTGTTTTTGGAGAAATATGAAGAGGAGCGCGAGGAAATGCAAAGAGTGTCCAAGGAAGTCA ATTCCTCGAAGTCTATAAATCCCACCAAGAATCCTTTGGAAGGTTGGCACCAAGCGGAACCAATTGTAGATAGAAATTCGACATTCATAGGATTCGCCAGACAAGTTCATTCATTGGAAGAGGCGCATTCCTATTTAGACCTATTAACTACTGATCGTAAGATTGCTAGAGCAACGCATAATATCAGCAGTTGGCGTATACGACTGGACAACGGAGTCCAGTTTCAGGATTGTGACGATGATGGAGAAACGGCTGCAGGAAGTCGCTTGTTACATTTATTAACC ATGATGGACGTATGGAACGTCATAGTGGTAGTCAGTAGATGGTATGGAGGAATCCAACTAGGACCTGATCGGTTTAAGCATATTAATTCTGCAGCCAGAGAAGCAGTAATCAGAAGCGGTCTCACATATCTCGATGCAAATGAAAGTACTAGTAATACAcatagaagaaagaagaagtaa
- the PPM1 gene encoding carboxy methyl transferase for protein phosphatase 2A — protein MLSGKEKQDKLIRATDLDALSCRLSTNASSYFSPPDVYIPNLVESYQSYLQYCVGYSSISAGRVLRSSFSRKLPLINKGTYLRTKSIDLIVEKFVEEFKTCQIISLGGGSDTRCFRILDKYRDGVTYHEIDFPESVKVKKLAIVNSDVLSNIVNFKAERVNVSSREEFQELTPSLHTDKYHLSCLDLRHISIDSNEREQVLEGIDSKIPTLVLSECVLCYMAPKENEQVLKFWKNFCKHFIAFVIYEPMSLNDSFGNTMTKNLLERGLNLLTFNHFPNLLARKEFLADECSFSRIRLTDMSNIAGYGTSNLFNPWIEPEELRRVSQLEIMDEIEEIKLLLEHYCICYSEFSENNAKTFNGIDNWSWIMAVDK, from the coding sequence ATGctttctggaaaagaaaagcaGGATAAATTGATCCGAGCTACCGATCTAGATGCGTTGAGTTGTCGACTCAGTACCAATGCAAGCTCATATTTCTCTCCACCAGACGTTTACATCCCTAATTTAGTGGAATCTTACCAATCTTATTTACAGTATTGCGTTGGGTATTCATCTATATCCGCCGGAAGAGTTCTTAGATCCCTGTTTAGTAGGAAGTTACCGCTCATAAATAAGGGTACTTACCTTCGAACGAAACTGATTGACTTGATTGTGGAgaaatttgttgaagaattcaaaactTGCCAAATTATTTCTCTTGGAGGTGGATCTGATACAAGATGCTTTAGAATTTTGGACAAATATAGAGACGGCGTAACCTATCACGAGATAGACTTTCCCGAATCTGTTAAGGTTAAGAAATTAGCAATCGTGAATTCTGATGTGTTGAGTAATATTGTTAATTTCAAGGCAGAGAGAGTTAATGTCtcatcaagagaagaatttcAGGAACTAACTCCAAGTTTACATACGGATAAATATCACTTAAGTTGCCTAGATTTGAGACATATTTCAATTGACTCGAATGAACGTGAGCAAGTACTCGAAGGGATAGACTCCAAAATACCCACTTTGGTGCTTAGTGAATGCGTTCTTTGTTACATGGCTCCTAAAGAAAATGAGCAggttttgaaattttggaaGAACTTTTGCAAACATTTTATTGCATTTGTAATTTACGAGCCGATGTCATTGAATGATCTGTTCGGAAATACAATGACTAAGAATTTGTTGGAGCGAGGTTTGAATTTATTGACTTTCAATCACTTCCCCAATCTATTGGCAAGAAAGGAATTCCTTGCAGATGAGTGCAGCTTCTCAAGAATCAGACTAACCGACATGAGTAATATTGCTGGGTATGGTACACTGAACTTGTTTAATCCATGGATAGAGCCTGAAGAGCTTCGGAGAGTGAGCCAACTAGAAATAATGGACGAAATAGAAGAGATAAAACTTCTCCTTGAACATTATTGTATTTGCTATTCAGAGTTTTCAGAAAATAATGCAAAAACATTCAATGGGATTGATAATTGGCTGTGGATAATGGCTGTGGACAAATAA
- a CDS encoding periodic tryptophan protein — protein MKSDFRFSNLLGTVYRQGNLVFTDDGTKLLSPVGNRMSCFDLIHNRSFTFNYEHRKNIARIALNKQGTLLLSVDEDGRAILVNFISRTVLHHFNFKERVLDLQFSPDGHYFAIACNRFIQVWKTPDFTEDRQFAPFVRHRIYAGHYSDVTSVTWSSDSRFFISTSKDMTSRIFSLQSSENDVAMTLAGHRDYVVKAFFNKSQEIIYTISKDGALFTWEYTEKPGDDGSEEDSEDEEQEDTQTNNKPMSWRITAKNFFHSDAKVKCATFHADSNLLVVGFYNGEFRLYELPDFNLVQQLSMGQNAVDTVNINKSGEWLSFGSAKLGQLLVYEWQSESYILKQQGHFDSMNALCYSPDGSRVVTASDDGKIKIWDVISGFCLMTFTEHTSSVTDVKFAKKGQVLFSSSLDGTVRAWDLIRFRNFRTFTATERIQFNSLAVDPSGEVVVAGSQDTFEIYVWSVQTAQLLESLTGHEGPISCLTFGQENSVLASASWDKTIRIWNIFGRSQQVEPIEIESDVLCLAMRPDCKELSVSTLDGHIAVYDVEDANQLHLIDGKRDIIGGRYLEDRFTAKNAARSKYFTTINYSFDGLTLVAGGNNNSICMYDVSNEVLLKRFTVSQNMTLNGTQQVLNSSKITDGGISLDLIDRAGENSDVEDRLDNSLPGSHRGDPSVRSYRSEIRVNAIQFSPTSSAFAAASTEGLLIYSIDSTVIFDPFDLDVDITPEATLETLADQDFLTSLVMAFRLNEEYLIQKVYEAIPLQDIKLVSSDLPIVYVNRMLAFIGNTLIKYENQHFEYNLLWIRSILSAHGKYINAHKHEFVSSLKLIQRFLAKVGKEVVAVGKKNGYFLEYLQVSKDLNNQVQEEEGERIDEDEENESDNEAIIEDEDNEEESEWFGPGGEKSTKRIEYGSESGDSSAEEEEGDDEDDDSDDNIEV, from the coding sequence ATGAAGTCCGATTTTAGGTTCTCTAATCTCCTCGGAACAGTTTACAGACAGGGTAATCTTGTTTTCACCGACGATGGAACAAAGCTCTTGTCCCCAGTAGGAAATAGAATGTCTTGTTTTGATCTCATTCATAATAGATCCTTCACTTTCAACTACGAGCACCGTAAAAACATAGCGAGAATCGCCTTAAACAAGCAAGGAACTCTTTTATTATCGGTGGATGAAGATGGCCGTGCCATTCTAGTCAATTTTATCCTGAGGACGGTATTGCAtcacttcaacttcaaggaAAGAGTGCTTGATTTGCAGTTCAGCCCAGATGGTCATTACTTCGCCATTGCTTGTAATAGATTTATTCAAGTATGGAAAACGCCTGATTTTACCGAAGACAGACAGTTTGCTCCATTTGTCCGCCATCGTATCTATGCTGGCCATTACAGTGATGTCACTTCTGTTACTTGGTCCAGCGACTCTCGTTTTTTCATCAGTACTTCAAAGGATATGACTTCCAGAATTTTTTCGCTACAGTCTCTGGAAAACGATGTGGCAATGACATTGGCCGGTCACAGAGACTACGTAGTAAAggcattcttcaacaagagtCAGGAAATCATATATACAATAAGTAAGGATGGTGCTTTGTTCACTTGGGAATACACAGAAAAACCGGGTGACGACGGAAGTGAGGAAGATagtgaagatgaagaacaagaggACACACAGACAAACAATAAGCCAATGAGCTGGAGAATTACGGCTAAGAACTTCTTTCATTCTGACGCCAAAGTCAAATGTGCAACCTTCCACGCTGACTCTAACTTGTTAGTGGTTGGTTTCTACAACGGAGAGTTTAGATTATACGAATTGCCTGATTTTAATCTTGTACAGCAATTGAGCATGGGTCAGAATGCCGTTGATACAGtcaatatcaacaagaGTGGTGAATGGCTTTCATTTGGTTCGGCTAAATTGGGTCAATTGTTAGTATATGAATGGCAATCCGAATCCTACATTTTGAAGCAACAGGGCCATTTTGATTCAATGAATGCACTTTGCTATTCTCCTGATGGATCCAGAGTCGTGACCGCTTCAGATGATGGTAAGATTAAGATTTGGGATGTGATATCTGGTTTCTGTCTTATGACATTTACAGAACACACATCATCAGTCACCGATGTCAAGTTTGCAAAGAAGGGACAAGTTTTATTCTCTTCGTCTTTGGATGGTACCGTTAGAGCTTGGGACTTGATCAGATTCAGAAATTTCAGAACCTTCACCGCCACGGAACGTATTCAATTCAACTCTTTGGCTGTTGATCCTAGCGGTGAAGTGGTCGTAGCTGGATCTCAAGACACTTTTGAAATCTATGTTTGGTCTGTTCAAACCGCTCAATTGCTTGAATCTTTGACTGGCCATGAGGgtccaatttcttgtttgacTTTCGGTCAAGAAAACTCGGTTTTGGCATCAGCTTCCTGGGATAAGACTATTCGTATTTGGAACATTTTTGGTCGTAGTCAGCaagttgaaccaattgaaattgagagCGATGTTCTTTGTTTGGCAATGAGACCAGATTGCAAAGAATTGTCTGTTTCCACTTTGGACGGTCACATTGCTGTTTACGATGTAGAAGATGCGAACCAGTTGCATTTAATAGATGGGAAGAGAGATATCATTGGTGGTAGATATTTGGAAGATAGATTCACTGCCAAGAATGCTGCTCGATCTAAATATTTCACAACTATCAACTATTCCTTTGATGGATTGACCTTGGTTGCTGGTGGTAATAACAACTCAATTTGCATGTACGATGTCAGTAATGaggtgttgttgaagagatttACCGTTTCGCAGAACATGACTCTTAATGGTACTCAGCAAGTCTTGAACAGTAGCAAAATTACAGATGGTGGAATATCCCTCGACTTAATTGATAGGGCCGGTGAAAACTCCGATGTTGAAGATAGATTGGATAATTCTTTGCCAGGGTCTCATCGAGGAGACCCAAGTGTCAGATCATACCGTTCCGAAATTCGCGTGAACGCCATTCAGTTTTCAccgacttcttctgctttcGCAGCTGCATCTACTGAAGGATTGCTAATCTATTCTATTGATAGCACGGTGATTTTTGATCCATTCGATTTAGATGTGGACATTACACCAGAGGCTACACTAGAGACTTTGGCTGATCAGGATTTCCTCACGTCTCTTGTTATGGCCTTCAGATTGAACGAAGAGTACTTGATACAGAAAGTTTATGAAGCTATCCCATTACAAGATATCAAGTTGGTTTCTAGCGATTTGCCAATTGTCTATGTTAATAGAATGCTTGCTTTCATTGGAAACACATTAATAAAATACGAGAATCAGCACTTTGAGTACAATTTACTTTGGATCAGGCTGATCTTGTCTGCTCACGGAAAATATATAAATGCACACAAGCACGAATTTGTTAGCagcttgaagttgattcAAAGATTCTTGGCTAAGGTTGGTAAGGAAGTGGTAGCAGTTGGAAAAAAGAATGGCTACTTTTTGGAATATTTACAAGTTTCGaaggacttgaacaatCAAGTACAAGAGGAGGAGGGCGAAAGAatagatgaagacgaagaaaatgaactGGATAATGAAGCCataattgaagatgaagacaatgaagaagaatctgaatGGTTTGGCCCTGGTGGAGAAAAATCTACTAAGAGAATTGAGTATGGTTCTGAACTGGGCGATAGTTCCGCTGAGGAAGAGGAAGGcgacgatgaagatgatgactCTGATGACAACATCGAGGTCTAA